CTGACGGTGCTGTCGGTTCCCTACATCTCGCAGGTGCACATGATGTATCTGGGCACCATGTCCGAGCCGAAGTTCGCCACCACGCCCGAGAGCACCGAAATCGCGCTGTTCGGGGAGCACGAGATTCCCTGGAAGGAACTGGCGTTTCGCACGGTCAAGACGGCGCTGGAACACTATTTTGAATGTCGCCGCAGCGGTGAATTCACCCTCAAGCGGGCCAAAATCGAGTGATTGCGGACAATCGTCATTGGATACAGCTTTTTGCTGAAATGACCATTGGATAAGGGCTCAGGTGGTGAAAACACCAGAAGTCGATCAAATTCAGAGCCAAATGCACGATTCGCAGCCTGTCATTCGCCCGCTGGACGCCTCCACGCTGCCGGATTTCCTTCATTTTTTCGATCACGACGCCTTTGCCGACAATCCGCGCTGGGCGTTTTGCTACTGCCAGTTTCTCTACGTTGATCACAATCAGGTGAACTGGAAGGCGCGAACGCTCGACGAGAACCGGACCGCAGCCTGTGACCGGGTTGGCGCCGAGCGCATGCGGGGGCATCTGGCCTGGCTGGATGGCAAGGTGGTCGCCTGGTGCAACGCGGCGCCGCGGCCGATGATGCATTCGTTTGACGATCAGCCGGTTGCTGACGCTGATCGCATCGGCATGATCGGCTGCTTCGTGGTGGCCAAACCGTATCGGCGACGCGGCCTTGCTCGTGCCTTGCTGCGTGCCGCGTGCGATGCTTTCGCCGCACAGGGGCTCGTCTGCGCGCAGGCGCTGGCGCAGCGCAACGCGGGTAGCGAGGCCGAAAACCACTTTGGGCCGTTGGCGATGTACCTGTCCGAGGGCTTCGTGGTGCAGAGTGAGGACGACGACGGCGTCGTTGTCCTCCGCAAGTCGCTCTAAATCCTCACAAGGCGCATTGATGCCTGGCTGCGGCACTGCAGCGTCGCATCAGTGCTCAAGTCGACGACGGTTCAAGCTTCGCGCCATGCTCGGCGAGCAGCAGTCGCAGGATCGATCGATGGCAGTGCGACTCGTTCTCGCAGTAGCAGCCTACCGAGAAATTGGTCCCCTGCGATAGCGCAGCCAGCAGGCGCAGTGAATGCGCGTTCTCGGGGGCGTCCATTTCGGCGCGGTACTTCTTCGTGAACGTCGCCCATTGTTTGGCCGTGGTCGCCTCCTGCCCGAGCTTCATCGTCTCCACGCTGGGCGCCAGATTCGGGTACCAGACGTCATACCAATTCTGTTTGGCGAACTCCGTCTTCGGCACGCCGCGCGGCGGCCGGCGAACTGTACCGATGCGCAGGCCTTCGCCTTCGCTGCGCGCGCTGCCCAGCCTGACAATGCGGATGCTCATTGCATTTCTCCCCTTGAGTCGTCAGGGCTTCTTGCCCTCGCGAATGCGCTTGACCACCTCGCTGGCCAGTTCGTTTGGTACTGGAATCGTCAAATGGTATTGCTCGATGCGCCACTGCCCGTCAATCAGCCTGAGCACACCGGTGCCGCGGCAGCGCCCGAGGCCGGCGTTGTCCAGCAGCTCGTCAAACGAAGCGTGTTTGCCATCCGCGGCGACGGTGATGTTGCGTTCGACTTTGGTGTACGTCCAGCCACGTCCCTTGTCGAAATGCGGCTTGGCGTAGGCCTTGAACTGCGCAACCGTCCAGCGCTCGCTGGCGTCGGTGCCGATGAAGACACCCTCTGGCGCGAACAGAGAGAAATACTCCTCGAACTGCGCCCTGGCTGCTGCCTGATGAAAGCGGTCCAGGGTTTGGCTGGCGGCATCCTGCGCCGGGTTGGCAGCAGCGAGGTTGGTGATGGCGACAGCGGCGACAGTGGCGACGATTTTGCGGAGCATGGCAGACGTTCTCTCGCGACGTGACGATCAAATGCCAATTTCATCACGACTGAACGGCCCGGTCTTCCCTATCGATGCGTGGCACCACGCTTGCATTTGGGGTTCGCTGTCCCAAAATGCCTTCGACGAGGTCAATGATGAAAAAAATCCTTCGCATTCAACGTGCGCCCACCCCGCACTGGGTCGGTAACGGCTTCCACGTCAACTCCCTGTTTTTCTACGGGCAGGACGCCGAAGCCTTCAGTCCGTTCCTGATGCTCGATTACGGGGCGCCCCGAACCTTTGCGCCGTCCAGTGAACCACGTGGCGTCGGGCAGCATCCGCATCGAGGCTTTGAGACCGTCACCGTGGCCTATCAGGGCGAGATCGAGCATCACGATTCCGAAGGAAATCGCGGCATCATCGGGCCCGGCGACGTGCAATGGATGACTGCGGCGTCGGGCATCATCCACGAGGAGTGGCTGTCGCCCGAATTCAATGCCCGCGGCGGCACGCTGGAGATGGCGCAACTTTGGGTGAATCTGCCGGCCAGGGACAAGATGGCGCCGCCGGCCTACCAGGGCATTCTCAAGTCGCAAATCCCCTCGGTAGTGGCGACCGGCGGTGCCCGGGTGCAGGTCATTGCAGGCGAATTTGCAGGCAGTGCCGATGGGGCTGTCACCAGCGGCCCGGCACGGACGTTTTCGCCGGTGAACGTGTGGGACGTGCAACTCGCTGCGGGGCAGGTGATTGATCTGGATCTGCACGCCGGCTACACAACGCTGTTTGCCGTGCTCAAGGGCAAGGTGAACGTGAATGCAACGCAGGAAGCAAGCTCGCCGTCGCTGGTGGTGCTCGACCGGGAAGGCACTGCGGCGCGGCTGGAGGCGATCGGTGGTGACGCCACGGTGCTGGTGTTGCACGGCGAACCGCTCAACGAGCCAGTCGCTGGCTACGGCCCCTTTGTGATGAACACGCGCGAGGAAATCATGCAGGCCATGCAGGACTTTCAGCGCGGCACATTTATCCGCCAGAAGGTGGCCAGCGCGTAGGCATCGGCGACACGTAGCCCGGCTGCTAGCAGCCGGGGTTTTTCTACGTCTGGGCCTGTCGCGCAGCCCGCCGTGTGCGGCCCTGCCAGCGGTAGCCCTGTTCCGTTGCCCGTTTCTTCCGGGCCGCTTTCGGGTCTGCAATCAACGGGCGATACAGCTCGATGCGGTCGCCGTCGGAGAGCAGGGTGTCAGGGGGCATCCGTTTTCCCCAGATACCGGCATCAATTGCGTCTGGTGTCTGGCCGGACACCGCCAGCGCGTCCGCGAGTGAGGAGCCAGCGGGCAGCGACAGTAGCGTCTGCTCCAGGCGATCAGGCCACGCCGAGACGAGTGTGACGGAAATTGAAGCAGTCATGGCTCGGCTTTACAGGTGCAAGGCTTCAGCCCGCCGCACAAAAGCATCGACGAAAGACGAGGCAATGCGGTCAAACACCGGCGCCACCAGATTGCCGATCAACCCGTCAAACGCATAGTTCAACTCAAACTCGACTTTGCAGCCAACGTCGCCCAACTGCTTGAACCGCCACTGGCCGCTCAACCTGGAGAATGGCCCGCTCAGCAGCGCCAGATCAATGCGCTCGTTCGGCACCAGCGTGTTGTGGGTGGTGAAAGTCTGCTGTACGCCCAGATAGGCGATATCCACCGCTGCCTGCATATGCGTGTCCGACTGTTCCAGGATGCGGCCGCCCCCGCACCACGGCAGGAACTCCGGGTAGGACGGAACGTCATTCACCAGCGCGTACATCTTGGCCGCAGGGTGGGTGACCAGTATCGAACGGACGACATGCTTCATCGCCGCAGCGCCGTGCGGCACGGCATCCCTAAAATCCAGTCAATGAGCATTGTCGACAACAAAAAGGCTTTCTTCGATTATTTCATCGAAGACCGCTACGAGGCCGGGCTGGAGCTGGAAGGCTGGGAGGTCAAGGCCATCCGCGCCGGCCGGGTGGGCATCAAGGAGGCCTACGTCCGCGTCATCCGCAGTCAGGTCTGGCTGGTCGGCGCCAATATCAGCCCGCTCAACAGCGCTTCCACCCACATACGTCCGGACGCCATCCGCATGCGTCGCTGCCTGCTGCACCGGGAAGAAATCAACAAACTGATCGGCAAGGTCAAGGA
This is a stretch of genomic DNA from Casimicrobium huifangae. It encodes these proteins:
- a CDS encoding GNAT family N-acetyltransferase, producing the protein MHDSQPVIRPLDASTLPDFLHFFDHDAFADNPRWAFCYCQFLYVDHNQVNWKARTLDENRTAACDRVGAERMRGHLAWLDGKVVAWCNAAPRPMMHSFDDQPVADADRIGMIGCFVVAKPYRRRGLARALLRAACDAFAAQGLVCAQALAQRNAGSEAENHFGPLAMYLSEGFVVQSEDDDGVVVLRKSL
- a CDS encoding DUF488 domain-containing protein encodes the protein MSIRIVRLGSARSEGEGLRIGTVRRPPRGVPKTEFAKQNWYDVWYPNLAPSVETMKLGQEATTAKQWATFTKKYRAEMDAPENAHSLRLLAALSQGTNFSVGCYCENESHCHRSILRLLLAEHGAKLEPSST
- a CDS encoding nuclear transport factor 2 family protein, producing the protein MLRKIVATVAAVAITNLAAANPAQDAASQTLDRFHQAAARAQFEEYFSLFAPEGVFIGTDASERWTVAQFKAYAKPHFDKGRGWTYTKVERNITVAADGKHASFDELLDNAGLGRCRGTGVLRLIDGQWRIEQYHLTIPVPNELASEVVKRIREGKKP
- a CDS encoding pirin family protein; protein product: MKKILRIQRAPTPHWVGNGFHVNSLFFYGQDAEAFSPFLMLDYGAPRTFAPSSEPRGVGQHPHRGFETVTVAYQGEIEHHDSEGNRGIIGPGDVQWMTAASGIIHEEWLSPEFNARGGTLEMAQLWVNLPARDKMAPPAYQGILKSQIPSVVATGGARVQVIAGEFAGSADGAVTSGPARTFSPVNVWDVQLAAGQVIDLDLHAGYTTLFAVLKGKVNVNATQEASSPSLVVLDREGTAARLEAIGGDATVLVLHGEPLNEPVAGYGPFVMNTREEIMQAMQDFQRGTFIRQKVASA
- a CDS encoding RnfH family protein, producing the protein MTASISVTLVSAWPDRLEQTLLSLPAGSSLADALAVSGQTPDAIDAGIWGKRMPPDTLLSDGDRIELYRPLIADPKAARKKRATEQGYRWQGRTRRAARQAQT
- a CDS encoding type II toxin-antitoxin system RatA family toxin — protein: MKHVVRSILVTHPAAKMYALVNDVPSYPEFLPWCGGGRILEQSDTHMQAAVDIAYLGVQQTFTTHNTLVPNERIDLALLSGPFSRLSGQWRFKQLGDVGCKVEFELNYAFDGLIGNLVAPVFDRIASSFVDAFVRRAEALHL
- the smpB gene encoding SsrA-binding protein SmpB, whose amino-acid sequence is MSIVDNKKAFFDYFIEDRYEAGLELEGWEVKAIRAGRVGIKEAYVRVIRSQVWLVGANISPLNSASTHIRPDAIRMRRCLLHREEINKLIGKVKEKGYTLIPINLHFSKGRVKLEIGLAKGKKDHDKRAAIKDRENQRDAADAMKKAGRA